Proteins encoded within one genomic window of Terriglobus sp. TAA 43:
- a CDS encoding choice-of-anchor D domain-containing protein gives MLALLRPFCLSAVLIPALTVPLAFAQSPTVVTAGTSQLQSLPLTFESSISARNEYLIRSGAMIAKVGPTELQIALPAAKGTSELLSVQLGNASAKAEPTVSEKQSGDANYLIGNMSEWRTHVSRYGRLTYANVYSGIDLTYYGNGSRLEHDFIVQPGADPATIDMRFRGSRKAHLLPNGDLLLSLDKSAVTLHKPVAYQSRDGVRSDIPVQFALSGDNVRFSVGSYDHSQPLVIDPVITLATYLAGTGADTVTAVATDAGGNIIVTGYTNSTDFPTKNPLQSGVGGSGVKNAFVTKLDPTGKTLIYSTYLGGSSPTQGDFGGAIAIDSAGNAIVAGTSSSSDFPHVGSVPPVSTCQYTSSCYFIASLKPDGSALNYSGRIGGLQGNYTNGVNGRVAVDASGNAYLAGLTDDIGFYVTPGTFGGSPVGYPSSQMFVMKVNPTGNVVYSTIVPGNAATSPSQPFTNAFLPTGISVDSSGRATVLAWGGPGLPTTPGVVGAQFPNSYPNVSDSSAGVVLRLNATATALDFASYLPGTDQAGGLAIDSNGNLWIAGTTNETNLPVSTNAYQKTLSVGAVSNTANGSGYIMELAPGATSILAATYLDGTGVGQNYESSSFSAISLDSQSNVFVGGTTSSPDFPMKNPFATVLSTAGTIWGMVLAEMSPDLSTLKFGSFLNATGPSSYEGSNFGAMTLDAQDNLIAAGTTFATDFPTTTGSVQPTPPTPASPYTSYLHSFVAKIDMSIAAPAVCFDKRGIGFGSVNANTSSSISVQVTNCGNAPLNINAIISDAPTVTATQSCSPVAPGAVCPIQVTFTPVSSAGTSGTLTFSTNAATLPQKVTFNGQGIAPSIFPVTNPVSFGHYLVGTLSTNGGLLLQNKGQVALIISSVSVSGSAFAVASQTCTGRSIAANSYCSVALSFTPPTAGVLSGTVTVASNDPQTPQLVVDITGTGDAVYATPTLSSISVPTTLVNTAVTENLTGANFYPQSVVQLNGAPVTTKFLSNTLLQVTIPVGAITALGEQGLTVVNPAPGGTSSTVAITPYSVIPLTLSNMVYDATSKKIFAAVPNLSTTNPNTILPIDPATGSTGTPIPVLNNPTNLAVSDDGRYLYVSPFAQNGVTGQLQRIDLTTGSVDRTFTLPGSSTGIREMHVVPGYPELLVATLTINASPSENGVALFNDAGLVEYHSNGYGSPGWSLDSFQFVGQTFYAPYGGGFSNYAVLPTGFVSLNPPSCCTGATGSVTTDGSQLYTSTGQVWDPRTSRLIGTYSVPVYPNSFYADAVIKRTFFMSNFVPNVSGTTMLSYDSSTLQSAGSLSFGSVGGGYWLMHSTGDYFAFGNNLTGGSFTDPSYTTNLILFRSSLGAPGTPTGPTIVSTSPSNLPASSPATTVTLTGSGFDADAVVSWNGSPRVTTYTSATSLQVQLTADDLNTAGIGKLSVKNAGTGLTGANFNFQMIGAPITFSPASLTFPAQAVNSTSAQQAITLTNTSGADIHDLTLAVTGTDATLFKQKNNCLATLISGASCTASVTFTSSSTGTKSASLIVNQAGVALPATAALSGKGSTPGFTLSKTVTNFDTFGVGLYKQIVVAYITNTGEIPITNVKASISGTNSADFTGSTSCYDVSLGVGLQCLAFVSFQPQAIGARTATLTISADGAASQQLTLTGTGVRTGLSTSATTFAFGDIVVGDTRSATTTFTNTGEATLDMLQVVFDSLDRSASQFSYNTTCAQSSNSSYWSLAPGQSCTFTLILAPSRLGALSNALTFGVIMQTGDGSMPAIQAPMRQRITYTMNGIDAFGLGATSVDSGNVIAGQGSSEKTISLIAANGFAFGLNGTLSGTDASEFNYSNDCPTSITAATSCTLHIKFTPTTVGAKTAILTLVPQRSSPQTTYPFGLIAPLPRVIMLTGTGSDFNISGGSGGSGGSAGTPAATVTAGQPAAYSLSVSQSVGSQDIVTMSCGNLPQYATCTFTPPSFTLGSAPTVVNLSISTQQTATSSAIPLNGLRVALSLALLGGWGLWAAARRRSGLERLLQIGLVLLSVGLIFTAGCAGAGSGSSSNGGSGSSGGGTGGSGGGTGGSGGGTGGSGGGTGGSGGGTGGGTTVNMTPAGTYSVAVTATTGSISRSQNVTLTVK, from the coding sequence TTGCTCGCGCTGCTTCGGCCATTTTGTCTTTCTGCTGTCTTGATCCCTGCCCTGACCGTACCTTTAGCCTTTGCGCAGTCCCCCACCGTCGTCACGGCTGGAACGTCGCAGTTGCAGAGTCTCCCACTGACATTTGAATCTTCCATCTCTGCCCGGAACGAATATTTGATTCGTTCCGGCGCCATGATCGCAAAAGTTGGGCCTACCGAGCTACAGATTGCTCTCCCTGCCGCGAAAGGCACATCAGAGCTGCTGTCCGTCCAACTTGGAAACGCCAGCGCAAAGGCCGAACCCACCGTCTCGGAAAAGCAGAGCGGCGACGCGAACTATCTGATCGGCAACATGTCGGAATGGCGAACCCATGTGTCTCGTTACGGAAGACTGACTTACGCGAACGTCTACTCCGGCATTGATCTCACTTACTATGGCAACGGCTCTCGCCTGGAACATGACTTCATCGTGCAGCCAGGAGCAGATCCGGCCACGATCGACATGCGCTTCCGAGGAAGCCGCAAGGCCCACCTCCTGCCGAACGGCGACCTGCTTCTATCCCTGGACAAGAGCGCTGTCACTCTCCATAAGCCTGTCGCCTATCAATCGCGCGACGGTGTACGAAGCGACATCCCAGTACAGTTCGCTCTCTCCGGTGACAACGTCCGCTTCTCGGTCGGCAGCTATGACCATTCCCAGCCGCTGGTGATTGATCCGGTCATCACTCTTGCAACTTACCTTGCTGGGACTGGTGCAGACACCGTAACGGCGGTCGCCACGGATGCTGGCGGCAACATCATCGTCACGGGTTATACAAACTCAACAGACTTCCCTACCAAAAACCCACTGCAATCGGGGGTTGGCGGTAGCGGCGTAAAGAATGCCTTCGTCACGAAGCTGGACCCAACTGGGAAGACATTAATCTATTCAACCTATCTTGGCGGTTCTTCACCGACTCAAGGTGACTTCGGTGGTGCAATCGCCATCGACTCAGCAGGCAACGCAATTGTCGCGGGCACTTCTTCGTCCAGTGACTTCCCACACGTGGGTTCAGTTCCACCCGTAAGCACCTGCCAATACACCAGCTCCTGCTATTTCATAGCATCACTTAAGCCCGATGGCTCCGCACTGAATTACTCGGGCAGAATCGGCGGCCTTCAGGGCAACTATACAAACGGCGTGAATGGCCGAGTCGCAGTCGATGCTTCCGGCAATGCTTATCTTGCGGGACTAACTGACGACATTGGCTTCTACGTCACTCCCGGCACGTTCGGGGGAAGTCCGGTTGGCTATCCCTCCAGTCAGATGTTCGTCATGAAGGTGAACCCGACCGGCAACGTCGTGTACTCCACGATCGTTCCTGGCAATGCTGCAACTTCTCCAAGTCAGCCGTTTACCAACGCGTTCCTTCCAACGGGTATCTCTGTAGATAGCTCCGGCAGAGCGACTGTGCTTGCCTGGGGTGGGCCAGGTTTGCCCACGACTCCTGGAGTTGTAGGAGCTCAGTTTCCCAACTCTTACCCGAATGTTTCAGATTCATCTGCTGGTGTTGTGTTGCGATTGAATGCAACAGCTACTGCACTCGACTTTGCCAGCTATTTGCCTGGAACAGATCAAGCTGGCGGCTTGGCAATTGACTCCAACGGCAACCTCTGGATCGCCGGAACAACAAACGAGACGAACCTTCCGGTAAGCACGAATGCATATCAAAAGACACTTAGTGTTGGCGCCGTCTCCAATACTGCAAACGGTTCTGGTTACATCATGGAGCTCGCGCCTGGAGCCACCAGCATACTCGCAGCAACATATCTCGATGGCACAGGTGTCGGCCAGAACTATGAGTCGAGTTCCTTCTCAGCCATTAGCTTGGACAGTCAGTCGAACGTATTTGTAGGTGGCACTACCAGTTCACCGGATTTCCCCATGAAGAATCCTTTCGCCACTGTCCTCTCGACTGCTGGCACCATTTGGGGAATGGTCCTGGCAGAAATGAGCCCAGACCTTAGCACATTGAAATTCGGATCATTTCTGAATGCGACAGGGCCATCCAGCTATGAAGGTTCAAACTTCGGCGCCATGACACTCGATGCACAGGACAACCTGATCGCCGCAGGAACCACCTTCGCCACAGATTTCCCGACGACCACAGGCAGCGTTCAGCCAACACCTCCAACGCCCGCCAGTCCCTATACATCCTATTTGCACAGCTTCGTTGCAAAAATCGATATGTCGATAGCTGCGCCTGCGGTTTGCTTTGACAAGCGAGGCATCGGTTTCGGAAGCGTCAACGCAAACACGTCCAGCAGCATAAGTGTTCAAGTAACTAACTGCGGAAATGCACCACTGAATATCAATGCAATCATTTCGGATGCTCCAACCGTAACTGCCACCCAAAGCTGTAGTCCTGTTGCTCCTGGAGCGGTATGCCCGATACAGGTTACCTTCACTCCCGTCAGCAGCGCCGGCACTTCAGGTACCCTGACGTTTTCGACCAACGCTGCTACCCTTCCGCAGAAGGTTACATTCAACGGCCAGGGTATTGCCCCCAGCATCTTTCCGGTGACTAATCCTGTTTCATTTGGCCATTATCTAGTCGGGACGCTGTCGACCAACGGTGGTCTTCTTCTGCAAAACAAGGGACAAGTCGCCCTCATAATTAGCAGCGTGAGCGTATCTGGTTCTGCCTTCGCGGTGGCGAGCCAGACCTGTACTGGGCGATCCATCGCAGCAAACTCTTATTGCAGCGTCGCTCTCTCATTCACACCGCCAACCGCGGGTGTACTTTCTGGGACCGTTACGGTCGCATCGAATGATCCGCAAACACCACAGCTTGTGGTTGATATTACCGGCACGGGAGACGCCGTTTATGCAACCCCAACACTGTCCTCCATCAGCGTCCCAACCACACTTGTAAACACAGCGGTCACCGAGAACCTGACAGGCGCAAACTTCTATCCGCAATCCGTGGTTCAACTCAACGGTGCACCGGTCACTACTAAGTTTTTGAGCAATACGCTATTGCAGGTAACCATACCTGTCGGTGCCATTACAGCCTTGGGAGAACAGGGCCTCACCGTAGTAAATCCTGCTCCTGGAGGCACAAGTAGCACTGTGGCCATCACGCCCTACAGTGTTATTCCATTAACGCTCAGCAACATGGTTTACGACGCAACATCGAAGAAAATCTTCGCTGCAGTTCCAAACCTTTCCACCACAAATCCGAACACGATCCTGCCGATTGATCCCGCAACTGGCAGCACAGGGACTCCCATCCCTGTTTTGAATAATCCCACCAACCTCGCCGTGTCTGACGATGGTCGCTACTTGTACGTGTCGCCTTTCGCGCAAAACGGAGTCACAGGACAGTTGCAACGCATCGATCTGACAACAGGCTCAGTCGATCGGACCTTTACTCTGCCCGGATCATCCACTGGCATTCGGGAGATGCATGTGGTGCCGGGATATCCAGAACTACTCGTTGCAACGTTGACGATCAATGCTTCTCCTTCTGAAAACGGAGTGGCTCTTTTCAACGATGCCGGACTTGTCGAGTACCACTCAAATGGATATGGCTCACCTGGCTGGTCGCTCGATTCATTCCAGTTCGTCGGACAAACTTTCTACGCACCCTACGGCGGCGGTTTCTCGAACTACGCAGTACTTCCCACCGGTTTCGTTAGCCTGAATCCACCCTCCTGCTGCACGGGCGCCACCGGTTCTGTCACAACCGATGGTTCGCAGTTGTATACCAGCACAGGTCAAGTGTGGGATCCGCGGACCAGCAGACTGATAGGCACTTACTCCGTGCCCGTTTACCCTAATAGTTTTTATGCCGATGCGGTCATCAAGCGGACATTCTTTATGAGCAATTTTGTCCCGAACGTTTCGGGCACAACAATGCTGAGCTATGACTCGTCTACATTGCAGAGTGCAGGCTCTCTCTCCTTTGGTTCCGTGGGAGGTGGCTATTGGTTAATGCATTCCACAGGTGACTATTTCGCTTTTGGCAATAACCTCACGGGCGGTTCGTTCACTGATCCTTCTTACACCACAAATCTGATCCTGTTCCGCAGCAGTCTGGGCGCTCCAGGAACACCTACAGGGCCAACGATCGTAAGCACCTCGCCTTCGAACCTGCCCGCAAGCTCTCCTGCCACCACGGTCACGCTTACGGGAAGCGGGTTTGATGCAGATGCAGTCGTCTCATGGAACGGCAGCCCTCGCGTTACAACCTACACCAGCGCGACCTCACTGCAGGTACAACTTACCGCCGACGATCTGAATACCGCTGGCATTGGCAAACTCAGCGTGAAGAATGCTGGCACCGGACTTACGGGAGCCAACTTTAACTTCCAGATGATCGGCGCTCCGATCACGTTCTCTCCCGCCTCGCTTACTTTCCCGGCGCAGGCTGTGAACTCCACCTCAGCACAACAGGCCATCACGCTTACCAACACCAGCGGCGCAGACATTCACGATCTGACATTGGCTGTTACGGGGACGGATGCCACTCTGTTTAAACAAAAAAACAATTGCCTGGCCACGCTGATTTCCGGAGCAAGTTGCACCGCGAGTGTCACCTTTACCTCCAGCAGCACAGGTACAAAATCCGCTTCGTTGATCGTCAACCAGGCCGGTGTGGCACTTCCTGCAACGGCAGCTTTGTCCGGTAAGGGAAGCACACCAGGATTCACTCTTTCGAAGACGGTCACTAATTTCGACACCTTTGGCGTAGGTTTGTACAAACAGATCGTGGTGGCTTACATCACGAACACCGGCGAAATTCCGATCACCAACGTCAAGGCCAGCATTTCGGGCACCAATAGTGCTGACTTCACTGGTTCAACAAGTTGCTATGACGTCAGCTTGGGAGTAGGTCTCCAATGCCTGGCCTTTGTCTCCTTCCAGCCTCAGGCCATCGGTGCCCGTACCGCCACATTGACAATCTCGGCAGACGGCGCAGCCTCGCAGCAACTTACACTTACCGGTACTGGTGTACGTACGGGCCTAAGTACCTCCGCCACAACGTTCGCGTTCGGGGACATCGTTGTAGGAGATACCAGGTCAGCAACGACTACGTTTACAAACACCGGCGAAGCGACGCTGGATATGCTTCAGGTGGTTTTCGACTCGTTAGACCGCTCTGCATCGCAGTTCTCTTACAACACGACTTGTGCCCAGAGCAGTAACTCCAGTTACTGGAGCCTGGCGCCGGGCCAAAGCTGCACGTTCACACTGATTCTTGCTCCGTCGCGCCTCGGTGCCTTATCGAATGCGTTGACGTTCGGAGTGATAATGCAAACGGGCGACGGCAGCATGCCAGCAATTCAGGCGCCGATGCGTCAACGCATCACCTACACCATGAATGGAATCGACGCATTTGGCCTGGGCGCCACATCCGTGGACTCAGGGAACGTCATCGCGGGACAAGGCTCGTCGGAAAAGACAATCTCTCTGATCGCCGCAAACGGTTTCGCGTTCGGCTTGAATGGCACGTTGTCTGGAACAGACGCTTCGGAGTTCAACTACAGCAATGACTGCCCCACTTCGATCACCGCAGCCACCAGTTGCACACTGCACATCAAGTTCACTCCAACGACAGTAGGAGCAAAGACTGCAATATTAACGTTGGTTCCGCAGCGCTCATCGCCACAGACAACCTATCCGTTTGGGCTCATTGCCCCGTTGCCGCGGGTCATAATGCTCACGGGAACAGGCAGTGATTTCAATATCTCTGGCGGTTCGGGAGGTTCGGGGGGATCCGCAGGAACGCCAGCGGCAACTGTTACTGCTGGGCAACCTGCAGCTTATTCCTTGTCCGTTTCCCAGTCGGTGGGCTCTCAAGACATCGTGACGATGTCATGCGGCAATCTTCCGCAATATGCCACGTGTACCTTCACTCCACCGTCCTTTACTCTCGGGTCGGCTCCAACGGTTGTGAACCTGTCTATCAGCACTCAGCAGACAGCAACCTCCAGCGCGATCCCTCTCAATGGCCTGCGCGTAGCCCTATCGCTAGCCCTTTTGGGCGGGTGGGGACTCTGGGCGGCTGCCCGACGGAGATCAGGTTTGGAAAGGCTTCTACAAATTGGCCTGGTCCTCCTCAGCGTCGGGCTGATATTCACCGCTGGATGCGCCGGTGCGGGAAGTGGATCTTCCAGCAATGGTGGTAGCGGCAGCAGTGGCGGTGGTACAGGCGGTAGTGGCGGAGGAACCGGCGGCAGCGGAGGTGGAACAGGCGGCAGCGGTGGTGGAACCGGCGGCAGCGGTGGTGGAACCGGTGGAGGAACTACAGTCAACATGACTCCAGCAGGAACTTACTCCGTCGCTGTGACTGCCACGACTGGCTCTATTAGCCGTTCGCAGAACGTGACGCTCACCGTGAAGTAA
- a CDS encoding TonB-dependent receptor, which translates to MFRPRHLAIAAVLALPTASLVAQDTSARLSGTVSDPSGAFVPGAKLTLTNPATKAEVAHATSDERGVYNALQLPPGTYTLSVEAPGFQRTETQVQLSVASRVDLPITLALGNVGETVIVTTKAEELNRSDATISTLISPSDVQNLPLPNREITNLIALAPGVVHGGSATNVNSAQLSINGSRTLNSETLLDGNSVVEGVTGQISRLPSPDMIGEFRVITSNAPAEYGRTSGGVVTMLTRSGTSRFHASVYELFRNAVLNANTFGNKLQTPVQKRPANNYNQFGVVINGPVWIPKIYDGKNKTFFYLNYDQTLQRAAASQTQSVPSAAFRSGDFSASPVTVYDPLTNLPFAGNIIPAGRIDKTAAAYLSLLPLPNTTGTFDSVSNRYTNNYTFQNSLPYTAPRYSARIDHSIGDNVRLFGSVNRWIAATIAQLAYNNPILATSYGCNCDQGWQAVVGGTATVNPTTVVDIRFGFNRWVEERTAASYGTDPSQTVAIQRYSFKETPNVSISGFSNMGAGNGSTSQTYSNTFTPYGSITKVIGQHTIKAGALLRKDQVNVFNTGSAFQGSYSFTGAITDITGSGGKATNGLADFLLGSVKTSNYAIPQPLLGRRNFNIGVYVQDDFRITPKLTANIGVRYDYESPMYIATDRYSRFDNHTGVLLVANKNASRTLNINSAKLNFSPRIGLSFAPTNKMVMRAGFGTFYGQIMSNLGGQVSFPGYDVPVSFNNLGTRVAQPFTLNQGMPLIGVQDLNNPAAALASASPSNPFSPGISYQSINPLSLNQQWNASVQQSIGAETVVEIGYVGSHAVHLPLYLNDNLPAFNQATAVAFANTTVATQNARQFPNLGTLSGSYNVGSSSYNSLQVTARRRFGSGFSMQSSYTWSHTIDDGSGIFNFSQANGLNAGQYPSDSTIRRTQERSSSSFDVRNNYTLAISYKTRGPWFTRNIEISPIFTGRTGLPLTITQSNVFPGVNSQRPNGDDTRLKVTPYRNGAGIQYFKPTSASDFPLTPSGPVFVGTGAARTQVVATGLGTVGRYSVRAPGEVDLDMSVSRSFPVYKQVAFVFRVDAFNVLNHNSLGNPGTSLGLTTDATHAYFNAPSFGLITGSVSNRFLQIVTRINF; encoded by the coding sequence ATGTTTCGTCCCCGGCATTTGGCCATTGCCGCCGTTCTTGCTCTTCCTACCGCGTCACTTGTAGCGCAGGATACCTCTGCCCGTCTCTCCGGTACTGTCAGCGATCCTAGCGGCGCCTTCGTCCCAGGAGCCAAGCTGACGCTGACGAATCCAGCGACCAAGGCAGAAGTCGCCCACGCTACCAGCGACGAACGCGGCGTCTATAACGCCCTCCAGCTGCCTCCGGGAACCTACACCCTTTCGGTGGAAGCGCCTGGCTTTCAGCGCACCGAAACCCAGGTGCAGCTATCCGTGGCCTCGCGCGTCGACCTGCCCATCACCCTCGCTCTGGGCAATGTCGGCGAAACTGTCATCGTCACCACCAAGGCAGAGGAGCTGAACCGCAGCGATGCGACGATCTCCACACTGATTAGCCCAAGCGATGTGCAGAACCTTCCTCTGCCGAACCGCGAGATCACGAACCTGATCGCGCTTGCGCCCGGCGTGGTCCACGGCGGCAGCGCCACCAATGTGAACTCAGCGCAGCTTTCCATCAACGGCAGCCGAACGCTGAACTCTGAGACACTGCTGGACGGCAATTCGGTCGTAGAGGGCGTCACTGGCCAGATCAGCCGCCTCCCCTCCCCCGACATGATCGGCGAGTTCCGCGTCATCACCTCGAACGCCCCAGCCGAATACGGCCGCACCTCCGGCGGCGTGGTCACCATGCTGACCCGCAGCGGTACCAGCCGTTTCCATGCGAGCGTGTACGAGCTGTTCCGCAACGCCGTGCTCAACGCGAACACCTTCGGCAATAAGCTGCAGACCCCCGTGCAGAAGCGCCCGGCCAACAACTACAACCAGTTCGGTGTCGTGATCAACGGACCCGTCTGGATCCCGAAGATCTACGACGGCAAGAACAAGACGTTCTTCTACCTGAACTATGACCAGACGTTGCAGCGAGCTGCCGCTTCGCAAACGCAGAGCGTGCCTTCGGCTGCCTTCCGCTCGGGTGACTTTTCCGCATCGCCTGTGACCGTGTACGACCCGCTCACCAACCTGCCATTTGCTGGCAACATCATTCCAGCAGGCCGCATCGACAAGACGGCTGCAGCGTATCTATCACTGCTCCCACTGCCGAACACCACCGGTACCTTTGACAGCGTCAGCAATCGCTATACCAACAACTACACGTTCCAGAACTCACTGCCTTATACTGCACCGCGTTACTCCGCCCGCATCGATCACTCCATTGGCGATAATGTTCGCCTCTTTGGCAGCGTAAACCGCTGGATCGCCGCCACCATCGCGCAGTTGGCATACAACAACCCCATTCTTGCCACGTCCTACGGTTGCAATTGCGATCAGGGTTGGCAGGCAGTGGTGGGTGGTACGGCAACCGTCAATCCAACCACTGTGGTGGATATCCGCTTCGGCTTTAACCGCTGGGTGGAAGAGCGCACAGCCGCCAGCTACGGTACTGACCCGTCCCAGACAGTCGCTATTCAGCGGTATTCCTTCAAGGAAACGCCCAATGTCAGCATCTCCGGCTTCAGCAACATGGGCGCTGGCAACGGCTCCACAAGCCAGACCTACAGCAACACCTTTACCCCGTACGGCTCCATCACCAAGGTCATTGGTCAGCACACCATTAAGGCTGGTGCGCTGCTCCGTAAGGATCAGGTGAACGTCTTCAATACGGGTTCAGCGTTCCAGGGCTCCTACAGCTTTACCGGAGCCATCACGGACATCACCGGCTCCGGCGGTAAGGCGACCAACGGCCTGGCAGACTTCCTTCTGGGTTCGGTGAAGACCTCCAACTACGCCATCCCGCAGCCACTGCTGGGTCGCCGCAACTTCAACATAGGCGTATACGTTCAGGACGACTTCCGCATTACGCCAAAGCTCACAGCCAACATTGGCGTGCGCTATGACTACGAATCGCCCATGTACATTGCCACGGATCGCTACAGCCGGTTTGATAACCACACCGGCGTGTTGCTTGTGGCAAACAAGAATGCCTCTCGCACGCTGAATATCAACAGCGCCAAGTTGAACTTCTCTCCGCGTATCGGCCTGTCGTTCGCACCCACCAACAAGATGGTGATGCGTGCGGGCTTCGGCACCTTCTACGGCCAGATCATGTCAAACCTCGGCGGACAGGTTTCCTTCCCCGGATATGACGTACCCGTCTCGTTCAACAATCTCGGAACGCGTGTCGCACAGCCCTTCACGCTCAACCAGGGAATGCCCCTTATCGGTGTGCAGGATCTCAACAATCCCGCAGCGGCGTTGGCATCAGCATCCCCGTCCAATCCCTTCTCGCCCGGTATCAGCTACCAGAGCATCAATCCTCTTAGCCTTAATCAGCAATGGAATGCCAGCGTGCAGCAATCGATTGGAGCTGAGACTGTTGTTGAAATTGGATACGTCGGAAGCCATGCAGTGCACCTTCCGCTCTATCTGAATGACAATCTACCGGCGTTCAACCAGGCAACGGCAGTGGCCTTCGCCAACACCACGGTGGCCACGCAGAATGCGCGCCAGTTCCCTAATCTCGGCACTCTGTCCGGTTCGTACAACGTTGGCAGTTCCAGCTACAACAGCTTGCAGGTAACAGCGCGCCGCCGCTTTGGCAGCGGCTTTTCCATGCAAAGCTCCTACACCTGGTCACACACCATTGACGACGGCTCAGGTATCTTCAACTTCTCGCAGGCGAACGGTCTGAACGCCGGACAGTATCCGTCGGACTCAACCATCCGCCGCACGCAGGAACGCAGCAGCTCATCCTTCGATGTGCGCAACAACTACACGCTGGCGATTTCGTATAAGACACGCGGCCCGTGGTTTACGCGCAACATCGAGATCAGCCCCATCTTCACGGGTCGCACTGGCCTGCCATTGACCATTACACAGTCGAACGTATTCCCCGGCGTCAACAGCCAGCGTCCCAACGGCGACGACACTCGTCTGAAGGTCACACCGTATCGCAATGGCGCGGGTATCCAGTACTTCAAGCCGACAAGCGCATCGGACTTCCCCCTCACGCCAAGCGGCCCTGTCTTCGTTGGCACGGGTGCTGCGCGGACGCAGGTGGTGGCAACGGGTCTTGGCACGGTAGGCCGTTACAGCGTTCGTGCTCCGGGCGAAGTCGATCTCGATATGTCCGTATCGCGTAGCTTCCCCGTCTACAAGCAGGTTGCCTTCGTCTTCCGTGTGGATGCCTTCAATGTGTTGAACCACAACAGCCTTGGCAATCCGGGAACATCTCTCGGCCTGACCACGGACGCGACACACGCATACTTCAATGCGCCTTCCTTCGGTCTCATCACAGGCTCCGTCTCCAACCGGTTCCTGCAGATCGTTACACGCATCAACTTCTAA